Proteins encoded by one window of Ovis canadensis isolate MfBH-ARS-UI-01 breed Bighorn chromosome 14, ARS-UI_OviCan_v2, whole genome shotgun sequence:
- the DPEP1 gene encoding dipeptidase 1 isoform X14, with translation MPGEASESELRGPVRVPNGLTPGNVSSVTNLQESSAAEVPELNVNDPDSCLGQTHSSGRQRVPRDSAMWTGWWLWPLVAVCTADQFRDNAVRLMQSTPVIDGHNDLPWQLLKKFNNQLQDPRANLTSLNSTHTNIPKLKAGFVGAQFWSAYTPCDTQNKDSVKRTLEQIDVIQRMCQLYPETFLCVTDSAGIQQAFQEGKVASLVGVEGGHSIDSSLGVLRALYHLGMRYLTLTHSCNTPWADNWLVDTGEDEAQSQGLSSFGQSVVKEMNRLGVIIDLAHVSVATMEAALQLSKAPVIFSHSSAYSLCHHRRNVPDHVLQLVKQTGSLVMVNFYNDYVSCKAEANLSQVADHLDYIKKVAGAGAVGFGGDYDGVSRLPSGLEDVSKYPDLVAELLRRQWTEEEVRGALAENLLRVFKAVEQSTS, from the exons ATGCCTGGTGAGGCCTCTGAGTCTGAGCTGAGGGGACCGGTTCGGGTGCCCAACGG CTTAACTCCTGGAAATGTGTCCTCTGTCACCAACTTGCAAGAGTCATCTGCAGCTGAAGTCCCAGAACTGAACGTGAATGACCCG GACAGCTGCTTAGGACAGACGCACAGCAGCGGCAGGCAGCGGGTGCCCAGGGACAGTGCCATGTGGACCGGCTGGTGGCTCTGGCCCCTGGTGGCCGTCTGCACTGCAGACCAGTTCCGGGACAATGCGGTGAGACTCATGCAGAGCACACCTGTCATTGACGG GCACAATGACCTGCCTTGGCAGCTGCTGAAGAAGTTCAACAATCAGCTTCAGGACCCGAGGGCCAACCTGACCAGCCTGAACAGCACGCACACCAACATCCCCAAGCTGAAGGCTGGCTTTGTGGGGGCCCAG TTCTGGTCTGCGTACACGCCCTGCGACACCCAGAACAAGGATTCGGTGAAGCGGACGCTGGAGCAGATTGACGTCATCCAGCGCATGTGCCAGCTCTACCCCGAGACTTTCCTGTGCGTCACGGACAGCGCAG GGATCCAGCAGGCCTTCCAGGAGGGGAAGGTGGCCAGTTTGGTTGGCGTGGAGGGCGGCCACTCCATCGACAGCAGTCTAGGTGTCCTGCGGGCGCTCTACCACCTGGGCATGCGCTACCTGACTCTCACCCACAGCTGCAACACGCCCTG GGCCGACAACTGGCTGGTGGACACGGGAGAGGACGAAGCCCAGAGCCAAGGCCTGTCATCCTTCGGGCAG AGCGTCGTGAAGGAGATGAACCGCCTGGGCGTCATCATTGACTTGGCCCACGTGTCCGTGGCCACCATGGAGGCCGCTCTGCAGCTGTCCAAGGCCCCGGTCATCTTCAGCCACTCCTCGGCATACAGCCTGTGCCACCACCGGCGCAACGTGCCCGACCACGTGCTGCAGCTGGTG AAGCAGACGGGCAGCCTGGTAATGGTGAACTTCTACAATGACTACGTTTCCTGCAAAGCAGAGGCCAACTTGTCCCAAGTGGCAG ACCATCTGGACTACATCAAGAAGGTTGCGGGAGCTGGAGCCGTGGGCTTTGGTGGGGACTACGATGGTGTGTCCAG GCTCCCCTCCGGGCTGGAGGACGTGTCCAAGTATCCAGACCTGGTCGCTGAGCTGCTCAGGAGacagtggacagaggaggaggTCAGGGGTGCCCTGGCTGAAAACCTACTAAGGGTCTTCAAGGCAGTGGAGCAG
- the DPEP1 gene encoding dipeptidase 1 isoform X13, whose product MPGEASESELRGPVRVPNGLTPGNVSSVTNLQESSAAEVPELNVNDPDSCLGQTHSSGRQRVPRDSAMWTGWWLWPLVAVCTADQFRDNAVRLMQSTPVIDGHNDLPWQLLKKFNNQLQDPRANLTSLNSTHTNIPKLKAGFVGAQFWSAYTPCDTQNKDSVKRTLEQIDVIQRMCQLYPETFLCVTDSAGIQQAFQEGKVASLVGVEGGHSIDSSLGVLRALYHLGMRYLTLTHSCNTPWADNWLVDTGEDEAQSQGLSSFGQSVVKEMNRLGVIIDLAHVSVATMEAALQLSKAPVIFSHSSAYSLCHHRRNVPDHVLQLVKQTGSLVMVNFYNDYVSCKAEANLSQVADHLDYIKKVAGAGAVGFGGDYDGVSRLPSGLEDVSKYPDLVAELLRRQWTEEEVRGALAENLLRVFKAVEQLMVRNTCGLQVLEE is encoded by the exons ATGCCTGGTGAGGCCTCTGAGTCTGAGCTGAGGGGACCGGTTCGGGTGCCCAACGG CTTAACTCCTGGAAATGTGTCCTCTGTCACCAACTTGCAAGAGTCATCTGCAGCTGAAGTCCCAGAACTGAACGTGAATGACCCG GACAGCTGCTTAGGACAGACGCACAGCAGCGGCAGGCAGCGGGTGCCCAGGGACAGTGCCATGTGGACCGGCTGGTGGCTCTGGCCCCTGGTGGCCGTCTGCACTGCAGACCAGTTCCGGGACAATGCGGTGAGACTCATGCAGAGCACACCTGTCATTGACGG GCACAATGACCTGCCTTGGCAGCTGCTGAAGAAGTTCAACAATCAGCTTCAGGACCCGAGGGCCAACCTGACCAGCCTGAACAGCACGCACACCAACATCCCCAAGCTGAAGGCTGGCTTTGTGGGGGCCCAG TTCTGGTCTGCGTACACGCCCTGCGACACCCAGAACAAGGATTCGGTGAAGCGGACGCTGGAGCAGATTGACGTCATCCAGCGCATGTGCCAGCTCTACCCCGAGACTTTCCTGTGCGTCACGGACAGCGCAG GGATCCAGCAGGCCTTCCAGGAGGGGAAGGTGGCCAGTTTGGTTGGCGTGGAGGGCGGCCACTCCATCGACAGCAGTCTAGGTGTCCTGCGGGCGCTCTACCACCTGGGCATGCGCTACCTGACTCTCACCCACAGCTGCAACACGCCCTG GGCCGACAACTGGCTGGTGGACACGGGAGAGGACGAAGCCCAGAGCCAAGGCCTGTCATCCTTCGGGCAG AGCGTCGTGAAGGAGATGAACCGCCTGGGCGTCATCATTGACTTGGCCCACGTGTCCGTGGCCACCATGGAGGCCGCTCTGCAGCTGTCCAAGGCCCCGGTCATCTTCAGCCACTCCTCGGCATACAGCCTGTGCCACCACCGGCGCAACGTGCCCGACCACGTGCTGCAGCTGGTG AAGCAGACGGGCAGCCTGGTAATGGTGAACTTCTACAATGACTACGTTTCCTGCAAAGCAGAGGCCAACTTGTCCCAAGTGGCAG ACCATCTGGACTACATCAAGAAGGTTGCGGGAGCTGGAGCCGTGGGCTTTGGTGGGGACTACGATGGTGTGTCCAG GCTCCCCTCCGGGCTGGAGGACGTGTCCAAGTATCCAGACCTGGTCGCTGAGCTGCTCAGGAGacagtggacagaggaggaggTCAGGGGTGCCCTGGCTGAAAACCTACTAAGGGTCTTCAAGGCAGTGGAGCAG
- the DPEP1 gene encoding dipeptidase 1 isoform X9 codes for MPGEASESELRGPVRVPNGRMRSLTTCTSSLTPSPTKGHRLLTPGNVSSVTNLQESSAAEVPELNVNDPANRGVHSRTQNRILFAELRHWVLGAGVEDSCLGQTHSSGRQRVPRDSAMWTGWWLWPLVAVCTADQFRDNAVRLMQSTPVIDGHNDLPWQLLKKFNNQLQDPRANLTSLNSTHTNIPKLKAGFVGAQFWSAYTPCDTQNKDSVKRTLEQIDVIQRMCQLYPETFLCVTDSAGIQQAFQEGKVASLVGVEGGHSIDSSLGVLRALYHLGMRYLTLTHSCNTPWADNWLVDTGEDEAQSQGLSSFGQSVVKEMNRLGVIIDLAHVSVATMEAALQLSKAPVIFSHSSAYSLCHHRRNVPDHVLQLVKQTGSLVMVNFYNDYVSCKAEANLSQVADHLDYIKKVAGAGAVGFGGDYDGVSRLPSGLEDVSKYPDLVAELLRRQWTEEEVRGALAENLLRVFKAVEQSTS; via the exons ATGCCTGGTGAGGCCTCTGAGTCTGAGCTGAGGGGACCGGTTCGGGTGCCCAACGG ACGGATGAGAAGTCTGACCACGTGCACAAGCAGCCTGACCCCGAGCCCCACCAAGGGACACAGGCT CTTAACTCCTGGAAATGTGTCCTCTGTCACCAACTTGCAAGAGTCATCTGCAGCTGAAGTCCCAGAACTGAACGTGAATGACCCG GCAAACCGAGGGGTGCATTCAAGGACGCAAAACCGAATCTTGTTTGCAGAACTCAGGCACTGGGTCCTAGGGGCGGGCGTGGAG GACAGCTGCTTAGGACAGACGCACAGCAGCGGCAGGCAGCGGGTGCCCAGGGACAGTGCCATGTGGACCGGCTGGTGGCTCTGGCCCCTGGTGGCCGTCTGCACTGCAGACCAGTTCCGGGACAATGCGGTGAGACTCATGCAGAGCACACCTGTCATTGACGG GCACAATGACCTGCCTTGGCAGCTGCTGAAGAAGTTCAACAATCAGCTTCAGGACCCGAGGGCCAACCTGACCAGCCTGAACAGCACGCACACCAACATCCCCAAGCTGAAGGCTGGCTTTGTGGGGGCCCAG TTCTGGTCTGCGTACACGCCCTGCGACACCCAGAACAAGGATTCGGTGAAGCGGACGCTGGAGCAGATTGACGTCATCCAGCGCATGTGCCAGCTCTACCCCGAGACTTTCCTGTGCGTCACGGACAGCGCAG GGATCCAGCAGGCCTTCCAGGAGGGGAAGGTGGCCAGTTTGGTTGGCGTGGAGGGCGGCCACTCCATCGACAGCAGTCTAGGTGTCCTGCGGGCGCTCTACCACCTGGGCATGCGCTACCTGACTCTCACCCACAGCTGCAACACGCCCTG GGCCGACAACTGGCTGGTGGACACGGGAGAGGACGAAGCCCAGAGCCAAGGCCTGTCATCCTTCGGGCAG AGCGTCGTGAAGGAGATGAACCGCCTGGGCGTCATCATTGACTTGGCCCACGTGTCCGTGGCCACCATGGAGGCCGCTCTGCAGCTGTCCAAGGCCCCGGTCATCTTCAGCCACTCCTCGGCATACAGCCTGTGCCACCACCGGCGCAACGTGCCCGACCACGTGCTGCAGCTGGTG AAGCAGACGGGCAGCCTGGTAATGGTGAACTTCTACAATGACTACGTTTCCTGCAAAGCAGAGGCCAACTTGTCCCAAGTGGCAG ACCATCTGGACTACATCAAGAAGGTTGCGGGAGCTGGAGCCGTGGGCTTTGGTGGGGACTACGATGGTGTGTCCAG GCTCCCCTCCGGGCTGGAGGACGTGTCCAAGTATCCAGACCTGGTCGCTGAGCTGCTCAGGAGacagtggacagaggaggaggTCAGGGGTGCCCTGGCTGAAAACCTACTAAGGGTCTTCAAGGCAGTGGAGCAG
- the DPEP1 gene encoding dipeptidase 1 isoform X7, with protein MPGEASESELRGPVRVPNGRMRSLTTCTSSLTPSPTKGHRLLTPGNVSSVTNLQESSAAEVPELNVNDPANRGVHSRTQNRILFAELRHWVLGAGVEDSCLGQTHSSGRQRVPRDSAMWTGWWLWPLVAVCTADQFRDNAVRLMQSTPVIDGHNDLPWQLLKKFNNQLQDPRANLTSLNSTHTNIPKLKAGFVGAQFWSAYTPCDTQNKDSVKRTLEQIDVIQRMCQLYPETFLCVTDSAGIQQAFQEGKVASLVGVEGGHSIDSSLGVLRALYHLGMRYLTLTHSCNTPWADNWLVDTGEDEAQSQGLSSFGQSVVKEMNRLGVIIDLAHVSVATMEAALQLSKAPVIFSHSSAYSLCHHRRNVPDHVLQLVKQTGSLVMVNFYNDYVSCKAEANLSQVADHLDYIKKVAGAGAVGFGGDYDGVSRLPSGLEDVSKYPDLVAELLRRQWTEEEVRGALAENLLRVFKAVEQLMVRNTCGLQVLEE; from the exons ATGCCTGGTGAGGCCTCTGAGTCTGAGCTGAGGGGACCGGTTCGGGTGCCCAACGG ACGGATGAGAAGTCTGACCACGTGCACAAGCAGCCTGACCCCGAGCCCCACCAAGGGACACAGGCT CTTAACTCCTGGAAATGTGTCCTCTGTCACCAACTTGCAAGAGTCATCTGCAGCTGAAGTCCCAGAACTGAACGTGAATGACCCG GCAAACCGAGGGGTGCATTCAAGGACGCAAAACCGAATCTTGTTTGCAGAACTCAGGCACTGGGTCCTAGGGGCGGGCGTGGAG GACAGCTGCTTAGGACAGACGCACAGCAGCGGCAGGCAGCGGGTGCCCAGGGACAGTGCCATGTGGACCGGCTGGTGGCTCTGGCCCCTGGTGGCCGTCTGCACTGCAGACCAGTTCCGGGACAATGCGGTGAGACTCATGCAGAGCACACCTGTCATTGACGG GCACAATGACCTGCCTTGGCAGCTGCTGAAGAAGTTCAACAATCAGCTTCAGGACCCGAGGGCCAACCTGACCAGCCTGAACAGCACGCACACCAACATCCCCAAGCTGAAGGCTGGCTTTGTGGGGGCCCAG TTCTGGTCTGCGTACACGCCCTGCGACACCCAGAACAAGGATTCGGTGAAGCGGACGCTGGAGCAGATTGACGTCATCCAGCGCATGTGCCAGCTCTACCCCGAGACTTTCCTGTGCGTCACGGACAGCGCAG GGATCCAGCAGGCCTTCCAGGAGGGGAAGGTGGCCAGTTTGGTTGGCGTGGAGGGCGGCCACTCCATCGACAGCAGTCTAGGTGTCCTGCGGGCGCTCTACCACCTGGGCATGCGCTACCTGACTCTCACCCACAGCTGCAACACGCCCTG GGCCGACAACTGGCTGGTGGACACGGGAGAGGACGAAGCCCAGAGCCAAGGCCTGTCATCCTTCGGGCAG AGCGTCGTGAAGGAGATGAACCGCCTGGGCGTCATCATTGACTTGGCCCACGTGTCCGTGGCCACCATGGAGGCCGCTCTGCAGCTGTCCAAGGCCCCGGTCATCTTCAGCCACTCCTCGGCATACAGCCTGTGCCACCACCGGCGCAACGTGCCCGACCACGTGCTGCAGCTGGTG AAGCAGACGGGCAGCCTGGTAATGGTGAACTTCTACAATGACTACGTTTCCTGCAAAGCAGAGGCCAACTTGTCCCAAGTGGCAG ACCATCTGGACTACATCAAGAAGGTTGCGGGAGCTGGAGCCGTGGGCTTTGGTGGGGACTACGATGGTGTGTCCAG GCTCCCCTCCGGGCTGGAGGACGTGTCCAAGTATCCAGACCTGGTCGCTGAGCTGCTCAGGAGacagtggacagaggaggaggTCAGGGGTGCCCTGGCTGAAAACCTACTAAGGGTCTTCAAGGCAGTGGAGCAG
- the DPEP1 gene encoding dipeptidase 1 isoform X6 — protein MPGEASESELRGPVRVPNGRMRSLTTCTSSLTPSPTKGHRLLTPGNVSSVTNLQESSAAEVPELNVNDPDSCLGQTHSSGRQRVPRDSAMWTGWWLWPLVAVCTADQFRDNAVRLMQSTPVIDGHNDLPWQLLKKFNNQLQDPRANLTSLNSTHTNIPKLKAGFVGAQFWSAYTPCDTQNKDSVKRTLEQIDVIQRMCQLYPETFLCVTDSAGIQQAFQEGKVASLVGVEGGHSIDSSLGVLRALYHLGMRYLTLTHSCNTPWADNWLVDTGEDEAQSQGLSSFGQSVVKEMNRLGVIIDLAHVSVATMEAALQLSKAPVIFSHSSAYSLCHHRRNVPDHVLQLVKQTGSLVMVNFYNDYVSCKAEANLSQVADHLDYIKKVAGAGAVGFGGDYDGVSRLPSGLEDVSKYPDLVAELLRRQWTEEEVRGALAENLLRVFKAVEQASDHKQAPGEEPIPLGQLEASCRTKYGYSGTPSLHLQPGALLASLVALLLSLCLL, from the exons ATGCCTGGTGAGGCCTCTGAGTCTGAGCTGAGGGGACCGGTTCGGGTGCCCAACGG ACGGATGAGAAGTCTGACCACGTGCACAAGCAGCCTGACCCCGAGCCCCACCAAGGGACACAGGCT CTTAACTCCTGGAAATGTGTCCTCTGTCACCAACTTGCAAGAGTCATCTGCAGCTGAAGTCCCAGAACTGAACGTGAATGACCCG GACAGCTGCTTAGGACAGACGCACAGCAGCGGCAGGCAGCGGGTGCCCAGGGACAGTGCCATGTGGACCGGCTGGTGGCTCTGGCCCCTGGTGGCCGTCTGCACTGCAGACCAGTTCCGGGACAATGCGGTGAGACTCATGCAGAGCACACCTGTCATTGACGG GCACAATGACCTGCCTTGGCAGCTGCTGAAGAAGTTCAACAATCAGCTTCAGGACCCGAGGGCCAACCTGACCAGCCTGAACAGCACGCACACCAACATCCCCAAGCTGAAGGCTGGCTTTGTGGGGGCCCAG TTCTGGTCTGCGTACACGCCCTGCGACACCCAGAACAAGGATTCGGTGAAGCGGACGCTGGAGCAGATTGACGTCATCCAGCGCATGTGCCAGCTCTACCCCGAGACTTTCCTGTGCGTCACGGACAGCGCAG GGATCCAGCAGGCCTTCCAGGAGGGGAAGGTGGCCAGTTTGGTTGGCGTGGAGGGCGGCCACTCCATCGACAGCAGTCTAGGTGTCCTGCGGGCGCTCTACCACCTGGGCATGCGCTACCTGACTCTCACCCACAGCTGCAACACGCCCTG GGCCGACAACTGGCTGGTGGACACGGGAGAGGACGAAGCCCAGAGCCAAGGCCTGTCATCCTTCGGGCAG AGCGTCGTGAAGGAGATGAACCGCCTGGGCGTCATCATTGACTTGGCCCACGTGTCCGTGGCCACCATGGAGGCCGCTCTGCAGCTGTCCAAGGCCCCGGTCATCTTCAGCCACTCCTCGGCATACAGCCTGTGCCACCACCGGCGCAACGTGCCCGACCACGTGCTGCAGCTGGTG AAGCAGACGGGCAGCCTGGTAATGGTGAACTTCTACAATGACTACGTTTCCTGCAAAGCAGAGGCCAACTTGTCCCAAGTGGCAG ACCATCTGGACTACATCAAGAAGGTTGCGGGAGCTGGAGCCGTGGGCTTTGGTGGGGACTACGATGGTGTGTCCAG GCTCCCCTCCGGGCTGGAGGACGTGTCCAAGTATCCAGACCTGGTCGCTGAGCTGCTCAGGAGacagtggacagaggaggaggTCAGGGGTGCCCTGGCTGAAAACCTACTAAGGGTCTTCAAGGCAGTGGAGCAG GCTAGCGATCACAAGCAGGCTCCTGGAGAGGAGCCCATCCCACTGGGCCAGCTGGAGGCTTCCTGCAGGACCAAGTACGGCTACTCAGGGACCCCCAGCCTCCacctccagccaggggccctgctggCCTCCCTTGTGGCCCTCCTCCTCAGCCTGTGTCTTCTCTGA
- the DPEP1 gene encoding dipeptidase 1 isoform X1: MPGEASESELRGPVRVPNGRMRSLTTCTSSLTPSPTKGHRLLTPGNVSSVTNLQESSAAEVPELNVNDPVRPALWNPATPRSQSCPPEPGCWPSPGTRITDSPIPAAPGSILKLPHSRPVCPQTIHLRDLCKPRGAFKDAKPNLVCRTQALGPRGGRGGNALITDKREVGQRSPGPKASVFWQDSCLGQTHSSGRQRVPRDSAMWTGWWLWPLVAVCTADQFRDNAVRLMQSTPVIDGHNDLPWQLLKKFNNQLQDPRANLTSLNSTHTNIPKLKAGFVGAQFWSAYTPCDTQNKDSVKRTLEQIDVIQRMCQLYPETFLCVTDSAGIQQAFQEGKVASLVGVEGGHSIDSSLGVLRALYHLGMRYLTLTHSCNTPWADNWLVDTGEDEAQSQGLSSFGQSVVKEMNRLGVIIDLAHVSVATMEAALQLSKAPVIFSHSSAYSLCHHRRNVPDHVLQLVKQTGSLVMVNFYNDYVSCKAEANLSQVADHLDYIKKVAGAGAVGFGGDYDGVSRLPSGLEDVSKYPDLVAELLRRQWTEEEVRGALAENLLRVFKAVEQASDHKQAPGEEPIPLGQLEASCRTKYGYSGTPSLHLQPGALLASLVALLLSLCLL, from the exons ATGCCTGGTGAGGCCTCTGAGTCTGAGCTGAGGGGACCGGTTCGGGTGCCCAACGG ACGGATGAGAAGTCTGACCACGTGCACAAGCAGCCTGACCCCGAGCCCCACCAAGGGACACAGGCT CTTAACTCCTGGAAATGTGTCCTCTGTCACCAACTTGCAAGAGTCATCTGCAGCTGAAGTCCCAGAACTGAACGTGAATGACCCGGTAAGACCAGCCCTGTGGAACCCAGCAACCCCGAGGAGCCAGAGTTGCCCACCAGAACCAGGATGCTGGCCCAGCCCTGGGACAAGGATCACTGATTCACCCATCCCAGCAGCTCCTGGGAGCATCCTCAAACTGCCCCACTCAAGACCTGTTTGTCCTCAAACAATCCATCTGAGAGACCTGT GCAAACCGAGGGGTGCATTCAAGGACGCAAAACCGAATCTTGTTTGCAGAACTCAGGCACTGGGTCCTAGGGGCGGGCGTGGAG GGAATGCGCTGATTACTGATAAACGGGAGGTTGGGCAGCGATCACCTGGACCAAAGGCCTCCGTCTTCTGGCAGGACAGCTGCTTAGGACAGACGCACAGCAGCGGCAGGCAGCGGGTGCCCAGGGACAGTGCCATGTGGACCGGCTGGTGGCTCTGGCCCCTGGTGGCCGTCTGCACTGCAGACCAGTTCCGGGACAATGCGGTGAGACTCATGCAGAGCACACCTGTCATTGACGG GCACAATGACCTGCCTTGGCAGCTGCTGAAGAAGTTCAACAATCAGCTTCAGGACCCGAGGGCCAACCTGACCAGCCTGAACAGCACGCACACCAACATCCCCAAGCTGAAGGCTGGCTTTGTGGGGGCCCAG TTCTGGTCTGCGTACACGCCCTGCGACACCCAGAACAAGGATTCGGTGAAGCGGACGCTGGAGCAGATTGACGTCATCCAGCGCATGTGCCAGCTCTACCCCGAGACTTTCCTGTGCGTCACGGACAGCGCAG GGATCCAGCAGGCCTTCCAGGAGGGGAAGGTGGCCAGTTTGGTTGGCGTGGAGGGCGGCCACTCCATCGACAGCAGTCTAGGTGTCCTGCGGGCGCTCTACCACCTGGGCATGCGCTACCTGACTCTCACCCACAGCTGCAACACGCCCTG GGCCGACAACTGGCTGGTGGACACGGGAGAGGACGAAGCCCAGAGCCAAGGCCTGTCATCCTTCGGGCAG AGCGTCGTGAAGGAGATGAACCGCCTGGGCGTCATCATTGACTTGGCCCACGTGTCCGTGGCCACCATGGAGGCCGCTCTGCAGCTGTCCAAGGCCCCGGTCATCTTCAGCCACTCCTCGGCATACAGCCTGTGCCACCACCGGCGCAACGTGCCCGACCACGTGCTGCAGCTGGTG AAGCAGACGGGCAGCCTGGTAATGGTGAACTTCTACAATGACTACGTTTCCTGCAAAGCAGAGGCCAACTTGTCCCAAGTGGCAG ACCATCTGGACTACATCAAGAAGGTTGCGGGAGCTGGAGCCGTGGGCTTTGGTGGGGACTACGATGGTGTGTCCAG GCTCCCCTCCGGGCTGGAGGACGTGTCCAAGTATCCAGACCTGGTCGCTGAGCTGCTCAGGAGacagtggacagaggaggaggTCAGGGGTGCCCTGGCTGAAAACCTACTAAGGGTCTTCAAGGCAGTGGAGCAG GCTAGCGATCACAAGCAGGCTCCTGGAGAGGAGCCCATCCCACTGGGCCAGCTGGAGGCTTCCTGCAGGACCAAGTACGGCTACTCAGGGACCCCCAGCCTCCacctccagccaggggccctgctggCCTCCCTTGTGGCCCTCCTCCTCAGCCTGTGTCTTCTCTGA
- the DPEP1 gene encoding dipeptidase 1 isoform X4 → MPGEASESELRGPVRVPNGRMRSLTTCTSSLTPSPTKGHRLLTPGNVSSVTNLQESSAAEVPELNVNDPANRGVHSRTQNRILFAELRHWVLGAGVEDSCLGQTHSSGRQRVPRDSAMWTGWWLWPLVAVCTADQFRDNAVRLMQSTPVIDGHNDLPWQLLKKFNNQLQDPRANLTSLNSTHTNIPKLKAGFVGAQFWSAYTPCDTQNKDSVKRTLEQIDVIQRMCQLYPETFLCVTDSAGIQQAFQEGKVASLVGVEGGHSIDSSLGVLRALYHLGMRYLTLTHSCNTPWADNWLVDTGEDEAQSQGLSSFGQSVVKEMNRLGVIIDLAHVSVATMEAALQLSKAPVIFSHSSAYSLCHHRRNVPDHVLQLVKQTGSLVMVNFYNDYVSCKAEANLSQVADHLDYIKKVAGAGAVGFGGDYDGVSRLPSGLEDVSKYPDLVAELLRRQWTEEEVRGALAENLLRVFKAVEQASDHKQAPGEEPIPLGQLEASCRTKYGYSGTPSLHLQPGALLASLVALLLSLCLL, encoded by the exons ATGCCTGGTGAGGCCTCTGAGTCTGAGCTGAGGGGACCGGTTCGGGTGCCCAACGG ACGGATGAGAAGTCTGACCACGTGCACAAGCAGCCTGACCCCGAGCCCCACCAAGGGACACAGGCT CTTAACTCCTGGAAATGTGTCCTCTGTCACCAACTTGCAAGAGTCATCTGCAGCTGAAGTCCCAGAACTGAACGTGAATGACCCG GCAAACCGAGGGGTGCATTCAAGGACGCAAAACCGAATCTTGTTTGCAGAACTCAGGCACTGGGTCCTAGGGGCGGGCGTGGAG GACAGCTGCTTAGGACAGACGCACAGCAGCGGCAGGCAGCGGGTGCCCAGGGACAGTGCCATGTGGACCGGCTGGTGGCTCTGGCCCCTGGTGGCCGTCTGCACTGCAGACCAGTTCCGGGACAATGCGGTGAGACTCATGCAGAGCACACCTGTCATTGACGG GCACAATGACCTGCCTTGGCAGCTGCTGAAGAAGTTCAACAATCAGCTTCAGGACCCGAGGGCCAACCTGACCAGCCTGAACAGCACGCACACCAACATCCCCAAGCTGAAGGCTGGCTTTGTGGGGGCCCAG TTCTGGTCTGCGTACACGCCCTGCGACACCCAGAACAAGGATTCGGTGAAGCGGACGCTGGAGCAGATTGACGTCATCCAGCGCATGTGCCAGCTCTACCCCGAGACTTTCCTGTGCGTCACGGACAGCGCAG GGATCCAGCAGGCCTTCCAGGAGGGGAAGGTGGCCAGTTTGGTTGGCGTGGAGGGCGGCCACTCCATCGACAGCAGTCTAGGTGTCCTGCGGGCGCTCTACCACCTGGGCATGCGCTACCTGACTCTCACCCACAGCTGCAACACGCCCTG GGCCGACAACTGGCTGGTGGACACGGGAGAGGACGAAGCCCAGAGCCAAGGCCTGTCATCCTTCGGGCAG AGCGTCGTGAAGGAGATGAACCGCCTGGGCGTCATCATTGACTTGGCCCACGTGTCCGTGGCCACCATGGAGGCCGCTCTGCAGCTGTCCAAGGCCCCGGTCATCTTCAGCCACTCCTCGGCATACAGCCTGTGCCACCACCGGCGCAACGTGCCCGACCACGTGCTGCAGCTGGTG AAGCAGACGGGCAGCCTGGTAATGGTGAACTTCTACAATGACTACGTTTCCTGCAAAGCAGAGGCCAACTTGTCCCAAGTGGCAG ACCATCTGGACTACATCAAGAAGGTTGCGGGAGCTGGAGCCGTGGGCTTTGGTGGGGACTACGATGGTGTGTCCAG GCTCCCCTCCGGGCTGGAGGACGTGTCCAAGTATCCAGACCTGGTCGCTGAGCTGCTCAGGAGacagtggacagaggaggaggTCAGGGGTGCCCTGGCTGAAAACCTACTAAGGGTCTTCAAGGCAGTGGAGCAG GCTAGCGATCACAAGCAGGCTCCTGGAGAGGAGCCCATCCCACTGGGCCAGCTGGAGGCTTCCTGCAGGACCAAGTACGGCTACTCAGGGACCCCCAGCCTCCacctccagccaggggccctgctggCCTCCCTTGTGGCCCTCCTCCTCAGCCTGTGTCTTCTCTGA